The Palaemon carinicauda isolate YSFRI2023 chromosome 7, ASM3689809v2, whole genome shotgun sequence DNA window TTCTGATGTGCAGATACTCGAGCCTCatctaattgctttttaagagtaacagcatattGATGTAAGTCTTTACCTGATTCATGGTTTTccagccagacatcatataaaacctttaagggtcctctaatactcctaccataaagtagttcagaaggcgaatatcccaaactgtcttgctgagtatttcttatggcgaacaacacaaacggtagtccctcatcccactccttctgatgttcatggcagtatttagtcagagcctccttaagcgtctggtgaaatcgctctagcgccccctggctttgcggatgataagctgtagatattgaatggtgaacacccatagccaacataacatcctgaaaaagctttgatgtaaaattggtaccacggtcggtttgaacaactttaggtatgccatattgagtaaaaaccttgataaggtgtggaataagattcttagtagttatattccgtagaggaatagcatctggatatctaatactagaacacattatagtcaacatgtattggtgctgtctttttgtttttggtagaggtccaacgcagtcaataataactttttcaaaaggaacattacagactACTTGAGGCACCAAAGGAactggtttaggtgcttggtttggcttacctactttttgacaggttacgcaacaattgcagaataccttcacatcacgaaaaaggctaggccaataaaaatattgcaatatactatatgctgtcttcttaatcccaagatgagtagtagagacttcatgggccaccttcatcacatgatttttcagagatgctggaaccaccaactgttgtttaacttcccaagaggcagttgctgctgcagtacttcctctatatttcctcattagcactccagctttcaagtagtaacatgtaggttctgccatactctccttctctgtcaatgcattcttaaacaaaggctgtaaagagacatcgttaatttgttcatgtttcaaatctgtgacattaattttatatacatcattgcatgatgatgtcaatacatttccaacttttccattacaacctttcctactcgtagtatcaaaactattctccctaaccacagtaggaatatcaggttgaacactttcattaaacaaactatggagagagtagtcaaaatctgtccctaaatctaaacgtactccatctctaaccttgtcatcctcaactgcagacctagcaccacattcaacagcattgaactggtcatcaatactaggtaccgattcggtcaaaacaataccacgcaggcctctgctgcgttcaactacacaagatgggaacaactcaggttccacatcctccaactgctgaacagggctgacttccaaaggattatcacataccactgggtccggcaccacaagattacctgcaacatcatttccaacaagaacatctacgccaggaatcggaagagactctacaatacccacaatgatattacccttgaatatgccacaatccaaatgcactctagcccgaggcaaagaagtcaaaccacctatgctcctaactattactttatcattggtaagacaGTCCTCTAACCCAGGTACTGCCCCTCTTACAACTAAACTCTGTGATGAACCGGTGTCCCGCATTAGCTTTACAACAACACCCTCACTATGTTCATCACCAGTAACCAAAACTCCgtcaaagcagaatggtttgaaaccatcaacaccaccagctgactcagcatttatatcgcaacaagagaaattagattcctctgctttactctttctttcattcttcctagaatgtttgggacatctagctttcacatgaccgacctcaccacacgaataacaagttacacttgaactagcaccagagccaagagatttaacagataatctataaggacttgttggtggtgagttttgaggtgacttacctggtgtcttcctggattggttacctgaatagcgaggtcttaataacctaaaattttcagcaagtacagttgctctttgaagagtagttacttctttctcaaataaatacctctgcgtatcaatgggtatacctcttataaattgttctactaatattagttctctattcatccatgctcgaaacaccagcagactttaaccacttatcatgcatacgcacaatattatgggaatattcaacatacgactggttgtcaaatttacgatatttacggaactttaagcggtaatattccggggtgagttcgtatacacgcaagatagattctttaataaaatcataatctttaccttcttctaatgttaaagcaagaaaggcagaccgacctttaccctttaaagcaggttgaataagaattggccatattaccttaggtaactctaaactatctgccaacttctcaaataaagcaaaaaattcatcaggcgagttttcgtcaaaggaaggaatcatctttgaatacttaattacattagtgttactatcttctaaccgagctacaccaccagtttcgcgttcaattttaagttgttctaacttaaaacttatattcacgctcttcacgttctaaccgctctttccggtctcgttcttcacgttctga harbors:
- the LOC137643940 gene encoding uncharacterized protein, with product MNRELILVEQFIRGIPIDTQRYLFEKEVTTLQRATVLAENFRLLRPRYSGNQSRKTPGKSPQNSPPTSPYRLSVKSLGSGASSSVTCYSCGEVGHVKARCPKHSRKNERKSKAEESNFSCCDINAESAGGVDGFKPFCFDGVLVTGDEHSEGVVVKLMRDTGSSQSLVVRGAVPGLEDCLTNDKVIVRSIGGLTSLPRARVHLDCGIFKGNIIVGIVESLPIPGVDVLVGNDVAGNLVVPDPVVCDNPLEVSPVQQLEDVEPELFPSCVVERSRGLRGIVLTESVPSIDDQFNAVECGARSAVEDDKVRDGVRLDLGTDFDYSLHSLFNESVQPDIPTVVRENSFDTTSRKGCNGKVGNVLTSSCNDVYKINVTDLKHEQINDVSLQPLFKNALTEKESMAEPTCYYLKAGVLMRKYRGSTAAATASWEVKQQLVVPASLKNHVMKVAHEVSTTHLGIKKTAYSILQYFYWPSLFRDVKVFCNCCVTCQKVGKPNQAPKPVPLVPQVVCNVPFEKVIIDCVGPLPKTKRQHQYMLTIMCSSIRYPDAIPLRNITTKNLIPHLIKVFTQYGIPKVVQTDRGTNFTSKLFQDVMLAMGVHHSISTAYHPQSQGALERFHQTLKEALTKYCHEHQKEWDEGLPFVLFAIRNTQQDSLGYSPSELLYGRSIRGPLKVLYDVWLENHESGKDLHQYAVTLKKQLDEARVSAHQNRFKAQNSMKKRFDVKTVIREFKPGDQILMLNPTKKSLECRFEGPYTVVERRGNNVYEIETTGKR